Proteins found in one Sphaeramia orbicularis chromosome 8, fSphaOr1.1, whole genome shotgun sequence genomic segment:
- the LOC115423351 gene encoding uncharacterized protein LOC115423351 gives MGSVCSKICQNDVDDDGDPVCKPSDAKKNNRSTAVEGTTNKGASDLDENKERTDADTELRVPKNTDDESTAEKGEQINSDDKAQNETDTETSSVSASAVNGSIASGCQFKDVKAEDITYNVENETRVHTHAQSSATSDKKKEKPTAPTQTAKADNGGIVCSSQFNDVEAEDIIFSIKNKKIEHAHAPSPDTSDETNDKPKGQTQTETQNLTGSSVQNRRAVSVPQFRNDPAQGGKIYNINQCTRQIKLTHTYTTAAQ, from the exons ATGGGCAGTGTGTGTTCTAAGATCTGCCaaaatgatgttgatgatgat GGTGATCCAGTGTGTAAACCCAGTGATGCAAAGAAGAATAATAGGAGCACAGCAGTGGAGGGAACCACAAACAAAG GTGCatcagatttggatgaaaacaaGGAAAGA aCTGATGCCGACACAGAACTACGTGTTCCCAAAAACACAGACGATGAGAGTACAGCAGAGAAAGGAGAGCAAATCAACTCTGATGACAAAG CTCAGAATGAGACAGATACAGAAACGTCTTCTGTATCAGCCAGCGCTGTGAATGGAAGTATTGCCAGTGGCTGTCAGTTTAAGGATGTTAAGGCTGAGGATATAACTTACAATGTTGAAAATGAAACAAGAGTCCACACACATG CTCAGTCTTCTGCCACCAgtgataagaaaaaagaaaaacccacaG CTCCCACTCAGACCGCCAAAGCAGACAACGGAGGCATTGTCTGCTCATCTCAGTTTAATGATGTTGAAGCAGAGGATATAATTTTctctatcaaaaacaaaaaaatagagcACGCACATG CTCCCTCTCCTGACACCAGTGATGAGACAAATGACAAACCCAAAG GTCAGACtcagacagaaacacaaaactTGACAGGCAGCAGTGTCCAGAACAGAAGAGCTGTCAGCGTCCCTCAGTTTAGGAATGATCCTGCTCAGGGAGGTAAAATCTACAATATCAACCAGTGCACAAGGCAAATAAAACTAACACACACTTATACTACTGCTGCTCAGTGA